In Streptococcus parauberis NCFD 2020, the sequence ACAAATCATTTTTCTACCTATATATTATCACTAATTAGTAATAAAACAAAAGATTTGCTCATCAAAAAAGAAGTAACTTCAAGTTACTTCAATTGGTGTCGATAATTTATGATATCGTAGACAAAGTTTGGTGAATTATCACGCAGAGAATAGCTTTCTAATTCATTAACTTCATCACGAAGTTGTTGTGCTTCTCTAGCTGTGATATGACCAGCAACTTCAAATTCATGAATCGTTTGTCGTTCCAGATAGTAACCATGAATCCGTTCACCGCTAGAATCTGGGATAAAGTTAGCAATCACCCGCTCAACAAAAAGTCCAGACTTCATCAATTCAGCATTTTGAATCCTTTGATTCTGTAAAAAATTAACTAATGACGAATTGTAAAAGCCTTCTAAGTCTTCCAGTGATTCGAGGATTAATTCTATATTAGCTAAATATAAATCCGTCAAATGGTCCCGATTTTCTTCAGATAAACGGATTCTAGCTTTTTGTAAACTGGTCAAACTCGATTTCAAGTCGCTACCGACAGACCACATCTCATGAATGACATGTCGAATAACACGGAGCAAAATGGTAAAGGAATAATTAAAACTTGAGATAAAACTTCGGTTAACTTGACGTTCCATTGATTTTAGGTAGGTTTGATAAATCCGATACTCAAAAATTGTAATATCTTTGTGGCGAAAGGCGTGTTCTAGTCCTTCATTTTCAATAGCAAGCATCAGCAGTTGTAACTCAGCTAATTCCTCCTTGACATTATTTGGCTCTTGTTCCAAGATTAGATTCTCAATCCGACGGTTATAGGCATCTAAGACATAGTATAATCCAGCTTGATTTGCTTGAGCTTTTTGTCCTTCTGTCTCTAATTTTTTGACAACTGACGTTAAAATATCAATCTTAGTTAAATAGTTCTCTGTCGACCGAGCAACAGGCGCTAAGTGGGGTAGAACCAGTAAGCCAATCAAAAAACTAAGCAATGTAATTGCACCGACTGTAAACAAAGTCAATGAATTTTTGTAAGTATCAATCTGCGGAATTAAAAGGATAATGGCTAAAGAAACACTCCCTTTAACTCCTGAAAAAGTCAGAAGATTAACAGTAGGTAAGTATTTTTTAAAAGCTTTGTGGTACTTACGACTTCTGAAAAAGAAGTAAATGATAATTGTTAGGTATCTTATAAGGAATAGGAAAGCTGTCAAAATAACCACGATAAAAAGTAGGTAGACATTGCTATAACTTGGACTAGCTAAAAGGGGCCCAGTAAATTGGGTTAGTTCGACGCCAAAAATAATGAAGACTAAACCATTTAGTATAAAATTAATGGTTTCCCAGATAATATTTGTGACGCGGTCAACTTGCGCATCAAAGAGGGTAACTTTTTTTATCCGATTTGCTTGCATCACACCGGCTACAACGACGGCAATGATACCTGAGACATGAAGCATGTGTGCAATGAAGTAAACGACAAATGGGAGAGTTAATTCTAACAGAAGCGCACCAGTCACGTCTGCTGCATCAAATTTTTCAAGCACCGACAGAAAGATTCTGTTGAGTAGAGCAAAGATTAAACCAATAACAATTCCACCCAAAATTGAAAAAAGTAGATTTAAGCCTGCATCGGCTAGGGAAAAATAGCCTGTGACCAAGGCTGTTAGTGCAAACTGAAAAGCAACAAGTGCACTAGCATCATTCAACAAACCCTCAGAAGTTAAGGTGTTTTTTATCCGATTGGGGAATTTGAAGCGTTTGGCCAAGGATAGGAAGGCTACGGCATCGGTTGGCGCTAGGGCCGCTCCCATGGCAAAACAGAGGGCTAATGGTAATTCGACCGGAAGTAAGGTTTTGATACCATAACCCATAACAATTGTGCTAATCATGACAGCAGGTAAGATTAAATAGAGAACTAAACCTCTTGAACGGATAAAGCTTTTGACATCACTTTCCTGACCTTCTCGAAAGTTAAGGGGGGCAATGACAAAGGCTAAGAAGATTTCTGGATCAATGATTAAATGGTGACCTTTATTAAAAATGCCAAACAGGATTCCGAAAAAGAGCTGAATGGCAGGTAGGGGGATTTGTGGAAAAATCCGATTGATCACATTTGATAAAATGAGCGAAAGGAGGAAGGTAATGACCAGTATTGGAATTGACATATTAAGGGGTGTCCTGACCTTGTTTAGAGTTACTTTCTTTGCGGAATTCTTCTTTTAACAAAGCAATCTTTTGATCAATTAATGAAATATCCTCATGCTCAATCAGTTTGTGACAACGCTCTTTTTCTAAGCCAATCAATTTTTTCTTGATTTTCTTAGCTTTTTTAAGATCTTTGCAAGTGAAATCTCCGCAGTCAGCTGTTTCCATTTTATCGTAAAGGTATTTTTGACGCATTTCTTGAACACGACTAATAATATTTGACTCTGTCAATATTTGTACTCCCTAGAAACAAGCTTCTGTTCCTTATAACTATAATATATTTTAGATGATAACTTGTTTTTAAAATAAAACAAATTTAATCTCTTTATGACACATTTTAGCCTAGAAAATAAATTAACTCAAGAAAAAACTCTAGCAAAATAAAAAAGCGTTTTCTATTCACTTTATTTTAAAAGCGCTTTTAATGTTTTTTCTTGACTTTACTATAACAGTTTGATACACTTGACTAGTAAATTAGTTTGTGAGTTAGTATATGTGTTCCACATCATCGTTTCTCTCTATTTTTACACAAGAATTTATGGAAAGGAAGTAGATGATTATGGCACAAGGTACAGTTAAATGGTTTAACGCTGAAAAAGGTTTCGGTTTTATTTCAACTGAAAACGGGCAAGATGTCTTCGCACATTTTTCAGCTATCCAATCTAATGGTTTCAAATCTTTAGATGAAGGACAAAAAGTGGAATTTGATGTTGAAGAAGGTCAACGTGGCCCTCAAGCAGTAAACATCGTTAAATTGTAATTTACAATTAAACATGCATAAATGATGAGTACCTTCTGGTGCTCATTTTTTTGTTTAATATAGTCAGATATTTCCATTTGCTTTTAAGGATAGCAATTTGTTATAATTAAAGTCAGTTTTAGTCAAATAGGGAAACAACCTTGTGAATGAGTAAGTATTAATTAAGGGAGTGAGATTATGCCAAGTAAAAACACATCGGATAGTATTGAAGAGTATATCAAAGAACTTCTGGAGCAATCTGGGATTGCAGAAATTAAACGGTCTTTATTAGCTGACTCTTTTCAGGTTGTACCTAGTCAGATAAATTATGTCATCAAAACGCGCTTTACTGAAAGTCGTGGTTATGAAGTAGAGAGCAAACGCGGTGGCGGCGGTTATATTCGTATTGCCAAGGTGCATTTTTCAGATAAGCACCAATTAATTGGTTCCATGAATGCAATGCTTGGTGAACGCGTTAGCCAACAAGTGTTTACAGATTCGATTCAAATGCTTTTTGATGAAAATCTTATTACTGAGCGAGAAGGAAACATTGTTCTTGCTATGGCGACGGACGATGTATTAGGTGAAGATGCTCCAAGCATCCGTGCAAAGATGTTATATCGTTTGTTACGTCGTATTGATAGAAAGGGAAGCATTAATGATTGATTACTCAATAAAGATGCAAGAGATATTTAAACAGGCCCAGTACCAAGCAGCTCGCTTTGGCAGTTCGCATTTGGAGACCTGGCATATTCTCTTAGCAATGGTGAAAGAAGAAGGTTCCCTAGCAGGATTAGTTTTTAGTGAATTTAATAATAAAATTTCAGAAGAAGAATATGAAGCAGCTGCAATTTTGGCCGTGGGAAAAAGTCCTCAAGATGATATTAAAGAAGTACATTTCTTAGGTCAGTCCAAGACTTTAACCAATATTCTTAAGTTTTCTGAAATGATAAGTTTGGTTACAAATGCTTCTGAAGTAGGTTCAGAGCATGTTCTTTTTGCAATTTTGTTAAATCCAGATATTATGGCTGCCCGACTCTTAGAGATGGCTGGCTTCAAAATTAAGGATGATGGACAAGGACAACCAAAGCTTGCTGATCTCAGAAAAGCTATTGAAATACAGGCGGCATATAGTAAAGAAACAATTAAAGCTATTCATGAGTTACGAAAACCTAAAAAAGCCAAAGGTGCTGGATCTTTTTCTGACATGATGAAGCCGGCTAGTACAGCTGGAGACTTGTCAGATTTCACCAGAGACCTAACGGAAATGGCCAACCAAGGATTATTAGAACCAGTTATCGGCAGAGATAAAGAAATCACACGGATGATTCAGGTTCTCAGTCGTAAAACCAAGAACAATCCTGTACTAGTTGGAGATGCTGGTGTTGGTAAGACAGCCTTAGCTTATGGACTAGCTCAACGGATTGCCAATGGATCAATTCCTTATGAATTGCAAGATATGCGGGTCTTGGAATTAGATATGATGAGTGTTGTTGCGGGTACACGTTTCCGTGGGGACTTCGAAGAAAGAATGAATCAAATCATCGACGATATTGAGACGGATGGTCAGATTATTCTTTTTGTTGATGAACTACATACAATCATGGGTTCTGGTAGTGGGATTGACAGTACTTTAGATGCAGCAAATATTTTAAAACCTGCTTTATCACGTGGAACGCTCCATATGGTAGGTGCGACAACACAAGAAGAGTATCAAAAACATATTGAAAAAGATGCAGCTTTATCTCGTCGTTTTGCGAAAGTGCTTATCGAAGAACCAAATTTGGAAGATGCTTATCAAATTTTGTTAGGACTAAAAGGATCTTATGAACGTTTCCATAATGTTTCAATTTCAGACCAAGCGGTCAAGACGGCTGTTAAGGTAGCTCATCGCTATTTAACCAGTAAAAATCTTCCTGATTCAGCCATTGACTTATTAGATGAAGCAAGTGCAACGGTTCAAGGGTTAGTCAAAAAAGAAAAAGCTTCCATCTTAACACCAATTGATCAAGCTATTCTAGAGAAGGATTTCAAAACAGTTTCAAAACTATTGAAAGCTCAAGTTAATAACAAATCTGCAAAGCCTACACTAGTGACTGAAGATAATATCATGTCTACACTAAGCAAGTTATCAGGAATTCCTGTTGAAAAACTAACCCAAGCAGATAGCAAAAAATATCTTAACTTGGAAAAAGAATTGCATAAGCGTGTGATTGGTCAAGAAGATGCTGTATCAGCAATATCACGGGCAATTCGTCGCAATCAGTCAGGAATTAGAACAGGCAGACGACCTATTGGTTCATTCATGTTCTTAGGGCCAACGGGAGTTGGTAAAACAGAATTAGCAAAAGCTTTAGCAGAAGTTCTCTTTGATGATGAGTCAGCACTAATTCGATTCGATATGTCCGAGTATATGGAAAAATTTGCAGCTAGTCGATTAAATGGGGCACCTCCAGGCTATGTCGGCTATGAAGAAGGTGGCGAACTGACAGAAAAGGTTAGAAATAAACCTTATTCTGTTCTACTATTTGATGAAGTTGAAAAAGCCCATCCGGATATCTTTAATGTCCTATTGCAAGTTCTAGATGATGGGATGTTAACAGACAGTCGCGGGCGTCGCGTTGATTTCTCAAACACCATTATTATTATGACTAGTAACTT encodes:
- a CDS encoding cation:proton antiporter, which translates into the protein MSIPILVITFLLSLILSNVINRIFPQIPLPAIQLFFGILFGIFNKGHHLIIDPEIFLAFVIAPLNFREGQESDVKSFIRSRGLVLYLILPAVMISTIVMGYGIKTLLPVELPLALCFAMGAALAPTDAVAFLSLAKRFKFPNRIKNTLTSEGLLNDASALVAFQFALTALVTGYFSLADAGLNLLFSILGGIVIGLIFALLNRIFLSVLEKFDAADVTGALLLELTLPFVVYFIAHMLHVSGIIAVVVAGVMQANRIKKVTLFDAQVDRVTNIIWETINFILNGLVFIIFGVELTQFTGPLLASPSYSNVYLLFIVVILTAFLFLIRYLTIIIYFFFRSRKYHKAFKKYLPTVNLLTFSGVKGSVSLAIILLIPQIDTYKNSLTLFTVGAITLLSFLIGLLVLPHLAPVARSTENYLTKIDILTSVVKKLETEGQKAQANQAGLYYVLDAYNRRIENLILEQEPNNVKEELAELQLLMLAIENEGLEHAFRHKDITIFEYRIYQTYLKSMERQVNRSFISSFNYSFTILLRVIRHVIHEMWSVGSDLKSSLTSLQKARIRLSEENRDHLTDLYLANIELILESLEDLEGFYNSSLVNFLQNQRIQNAELMKSGLFVERVIANFIPDSSGERIHGYYLERQTIHEFEVAGHITAREAQQLRDEVNELESYSLRDNSPNFVYDIINYRHQLK
- a CDS encoding cold-shock protein, coding for MAQGTVKWFNAEKGFGFISTENGQDVFAHFSAIQSNGFKSLDEGQKVEFDVEEGQRGPQAVNIVKL
- a CDS encoding CtsR family transcriptional regulator, translating into MPSKNTSDSIEEYIKELLEQSGIAEIKRSLLADSFQVVPSQINYVIKTRFTESRGYEVESKRGGGGYIRIAKVHFSDKHQLIGSMNAMLGERVSQQVFTDSIQMLFDENLITEREGNIVLAMATDDVLGEDAPSIRAKMLYRLLRRIDRKGSIND
- a CDS encoding ATP-dependent Clp protease ATP-binding subunit; translation: MIDYSIKMQEIFKQAQYQAARFGSSHLETWHILLAMVKEEGSLAGLVFSEFNNKISEEEYEAAAILAVGKSPQDDIKEVHFLGQSKTLTNILKFSEMISLVTNASEVGSEHVLFAILLNPDIMAARLLEMAGFKIKDDGQGQPKLADLRKAIEIQAAYSKETIKAIHELRKPKKAKGAGSFSDMMKPASTAGDLSDFTRDLTEMANQGLLEPVIGRDKEITRMIQVLSRKTKNNPVLVGDAGVGKTALAYGLAQRIANGSIPYELQDMRVLELDMMSVVAGTRFRGDFEERMNQIIDDIETDGQIILFVDELHTIMGSGSGIDSTLDAANILKPALSRGTLHMVGATTQEEYQKHIEKDAALSRRFAKVLIEEPNLEDAYQILLGLKGSYERFHNVSISDQAVKTAVKVAHRYLTSKNLPDSAIDLLDEASATVQGLVKKEKASILTPIDQAILEKDFKTVSKLLKAQVNNKSAKPTLVTEDNIMSTLSKLSGIPVEKLTQADSKKYLNLEKELHKRVIGQEDAVSAISRAIRRNQSGIRTGRRPIGSFMFLGPTGVGKTELAKALAEVLFDDESALIRFDMSEYMEKFAASRLNGAPPGYVGYEEGGELTEKVRNKPYSVLLFDEVEKAHPDIFNVLLQVLDDGMLTDSRGRRVDFSNTIIIMTSNLGATALRDDKTVGFGAKDISQDHQAMEKRILEELKKSYRPEFINRIDEKVVFHSLSQEDMKEVVMIMVKPLVTNLAEKGVSLKIQPSALNYLSEEGYDVEMGARPLRRTIQTHIEDKLSELILSGDLSSGHQLKIGMSHGKLKFDIE